The following proteins are co-located in the Solanum pennellii chromosome 1, SPENNV200 genome:
- the LOC107021505 gene encoding uncharacterized protein LOC107021505, translating to MAPYEILQRVGKVAYELKVPSELSSIHQVFHFSMLNMCVGYTKTIQPIEDLGIDENLTYKVVPFEISDCQLKRLRNKDLAFRECVMEKPQLREQHGRPRLT from the coding sequence ATGGCTCCCTACGAAATATTGCAACGCGTtggcaaggttgcatatgagttgaaagtCCCTAGTGAACTATCTTCGATTCATCAGGTTTTTCATTTTTCCATGCTTAACATGTGTGTTGGTTACACCAAGACCATTCAACCTATTGAGGATCTTGGTATTGATGAGAACCTAACCTATAAAGTAGTTCCATTTGAAATCTCTGATTGTCAATtgaagaggttgaggaacaaagattTGGCCTTCCGTGAAtgtgttatggagaaaccacaGTTGAGGGAGCAGCATGGGAGGCCTaggctgacatga